ACTCTTAGTACACGAGACCTCTGCGAGGAATCACCCGCTTCCCCTCCCTGAGCGGGTTACCTTTCTGACCCGGCCACCCCTGGCCGGGTTTTTTTTGTCCTGGGCTACGGGTGGGCGGCGCGCTTACAGCGCGTGCCAGTCGGCCAGCAGGGTACGCAGCGCCGCCACGAAGGCCAGCGGCTGGTCCAGGAACAAGTGGTGGTAGGACTCCGGAATGGCTGCCACCGGACCGCGACGGTCCACCAGTTCATGGACGTATTCACGTACCTCGGGCGGGAACAGCTTGCTCTTGTCGCCGTACAGGATGCCCACGCGGCAGGTGACTTCGCGCAATTCCTGCGCTTGCTGGCCGACGGTGATGTGGGCCATGCCCCGGTCGTCGAACTTCCAGGTCCAGTCGCCGCTTGGCGTTTGCATGATGGAATGTCGGCCGATGTAGTCCAGGATGAAGGTGTTGTGGCAGGGCTGCTCCGGGATCAGCCGGAAGCGAGCCAGCGCGGCTTCAAAGTCCGGATAGCTGCGCCGTGGCTGGCTCAACGGGTTGCGGGCGGTACCTGGAAACTTGTACCCCGGCGGGCGAATGGGCGAATCGACCATGACCAGTCCGCCGACCCGCTCCGGGCGGCTGGCGGCGGCCCGAAGGCACACGGCGCCGCCCAGGCTGTGGCCAATGAGCGTCACCTCCGGTCCAAAACCCGCGTCGTCGCACACCGCCAACGCCTCACCGGCGAAGTCATCCATCTGATACTGCTCGCGCCGGCCGCTTTCGCCCATGCCCGACAAGTCCATGGCGGCGACCCGGTGATCCACGGCCAGCCAGGGCGCGATGAAATCCCACCAGTGGCTGTGCGCGCCGCCGCCGTGGACCAGCAGCAGCGGTGGCCCGGCCTCGCCCCAGGTCTGGTAGTGAATGTCACAGCCGGTTACCGACACCCGGTGCGGGTTGCCCGCAGTGGCGACTGCTTCCGTGAACCAGTCGGGCGCGGGGACGGTCATTTCTTCTGGAACTTGCGGAACTCGGCCGGTCGCTTCTCGTTGAAGGCGCGCACGCCTTCCTTGGATTCGTCGGTGTCGTAGTACAGCGCCAGGGCTTGCAGGCCCATAGCCGCCTGGCCGCGGATCTGTTCGCTGTCTGCGTTGAAGGAGCGTTTGGCGATGGCCAGCGCGGTCGGGCTCTTGGCCATGATTTCGGCGCACCAGGCGGCAACTTCGGCGTCGAGCTCCTCGTGCGGCACCACCTTGTTGACCAGGCCCATGCGCTCGGCCTCGTCGGCCGTATAGCGGCGGCACAGGTACCAGATTTCGCGGGCCTTCTTCTCGCCGACGGCGCGCGCCAGATAGGCGGTGCCGTAGCCCGGATCGACCGAGCCCATCTTGGGACCAACCTGGCCGAACTGGGCCTTGTCCGACGCGATGGTCAGGTCGCACAGCAGCGCCAGCACGTTGCCACCGCCAATGGCAAACCCCTGCACGCGGGCGATGACCGGTTTGGGCACGTCGCGGATGACGGTGTGCAGTTCTTCAACCGGCATGCCGACGGTGCCGCGCCCGCCGTAGCTGCCGGCATGGGATTTCTGATCACCGCCAGTGCAGAACGCCTTGTCGCCGGTGCCGGTCAGCACAATGACGCCGATTTCCGTATTCCAGCCGGCGCGCTGGAAGGCGTGGATCAGTTCTTCCACGGTCTGGGCGCGAAAGGCGTTGTAGACCTCCGGCCGGTTGATGGTGATGGTGGCAACGCCGTCCTGTTCGACGTAGAGAAGATCCTGATAGTCCACGAGCGGGTTCCTTGAGTTAAGCGAGTGAATGAATCAGCGGTCGGCCGCACGCAGCTGTGTGCCGGTGCCAACGAGACGTTTGAGGATATCCGGCGGCGAGAAACGCGGCCCGGCGCTGGCGGCGAGCGCCTCGCATTCGGCCACGAAACGGTCCACGCCGACCGTATCCACGTAGGCCAGCACGCCCCCGGCCCAGGCCGGAAAGCCCCAGCCAAGCAGGGATGCCACGTTCGCATCCGTGGCGTTGTCGACCACGCCCTCCGCCAGGCAGCGCGCCGCCTCCACCGCCTGGATGTGCAACAGGCGCTGCTTGATGGATTCCACGTCCGGTTGCTGTGTGGCGCGCGGGAACTGTTCGGCCAGCCCCGGCCACAAGCGCCGCTGGCCGTCGGTGTAATCGTAGAATCCTTTGCCGACCTTTTTGCCGACCCGGCCTAGCTTGTCCACGAACAGCTCGATCACCGGTGCCGACACCGGAGGTACGTATGCTTCACCAAGGTCGGCGCGCGTCTGTACGATGACCTTGTGGATAAGGTCCAGGGCCACCTCGTCCGCCACCGCCAGCGGCCCCAGCGGCATGCCGGTCTGGCGGCCGGCGTTTTCGATCAACGCCGGATTCACGCCCTCGGCCAGCAGGGCCATGCCTTCCTCGAAATAGGTCGTGAATACCCGGCTGGTGAAAAACCCGCGGCTGTCGTTGACCACTACCGGCGTCTTGCCGATGCGCGCCACGAAGTCCAGCGCGTGGGCCAGGCAGTCTTCAGAGGTTTTCTGGCCGCGGATCACTTCCACCAGCGCCATGCGGTGTACCGGCGAGAAGAAATGCAAGCCGATGAAGTTTTCCGGTTGCGGCCAATGCTCGGCCAGGCCGGTGATCGGCAGGGTGGATGTGTTGGAGCCAAACAGGATGTCGGGTCCGGCCGCCTCGGCCGTGCGGCGCGTGGCCTCCGCCTTGACCTCGCGCTGTTCGAACACTGCTTCGACCACGATGTCGCAACCGGCCAATGCGGCGTAATCGGCGGTTGGCGTGATGCGCGAGAGCGTAGTCTCGCGGCCGGTTGCGTCCAATCGGCCACGCTCCACTTCGCGCGTCAGAAGCTTGTCGCTATGGGCCTTGCCACGCTCGGCCAGGGCCAGTTCACGGTCCAGCAGCACCGTTTCCAGGCCGGCCTTGGCGCACGCATAGGCAATGCCGCTGCCCATCAGGCCCGCGCCCAGCACGCCGACTTTCCGATACTCGGCCCTGGCGATGTCGGCGGGTCGGCGCTTGAGCTTGCGCGCGTCGTTCAGGGCCAGGAAGCCGCTGCGGATCAGGTTTTCTGCCTGCACCGTGGCAGCGGTGACGCCGAAGTAACGGCTCTCGATATCCAGGCCGACGTCAATTGGGGAGGACACGCCCTCATAGATGCAGGACAGGATATTGATTGGCGCCGGGTAGTTGCCGGCGGTGCGTTCGTGCACCTTGGCGACGGCGACGGACATGAATTCCTGCACGCTGGAATCGCCAAGATTGCCGCCGGGTACCCGAAAGCCCTTGCTGTCCCAGGGCTGCTCGGCTTTGCCGTCGGCAACAATCCACGCTTTGGCCTTGTCCAGCAGCTCGCCGGCCTGTACCACGGCATGGATGACGCCCAGCTTGAGCGCCTCTGCCACTGGCAGGCGCTTGCCTTCCACCAGTAGCGGCACTGCGGCGCGCACGCCAATTAGACGGCTCAGGCGCTGTGTTCCACCGGCGCCCGGCAGTACGCCAAGGGTGGCTTCCGGCAGCCCGAGGCGAGTCTTAGGGTTGTCTGCCGCAATGCGGTAATGGCAGGCCAGCGCAAGCTCCAGCCCACCGCCCAGCGCGGTGCCGTTGATGGCCGCGACCATTGGCTTGCCAGCAGTCTCCAGGCGTCGGAACAGGCCGCTGGCCTTGCGGCTGCCGGCTTCGAGGCCAGCCACCGTGCGGTCGGCCAGAAAGTCCTGTACGTCTGCTCCGGCGATGAAGTCGTTCTTGGCGCTGGTGACGACAATGCCTTTCACGGCCGGGTCATTAATCGCCCGATCCATGGCCTCGGTGTAAGCCGCCATTGAAGCGTCGGTCAGCGTATTGACCGACGATTTTTGGTTGTTCCAGGTGACGATGGCAATGCCGTCGCCGTCCACGCGGTAGTCGATCATCGTGCTCTCCCTACAGCCGTTCGATGATGGTGGCGGTGCCCATGCCAGCGCCGATGCACAGCGTGACCAGGCCGGTGCCCAGGTTGCGCCGTTCAAGCTCGTCGAGCACGGTGGCGATCAGGATGGCGCCGGTGGCGCCCAGCGGGTGGCCGAGCGCGATGGCGCCGCCGTTGACGTTGATCTTGTCCATCGGCACGCCGACCACGTCGGCAAAACGCAGCACCACCGCGGCGAACGCTTCGTTGACCTCGTACAGGTCGATGTCGGCCGGGCTCATGCCGGCGCGCTTGAGCGCCTTCAGGGTGGCCGGTGCCGGGCCGGTCAGCATGATGGTCGGCTCGCTGCCGATCGAGGCGAAACCACGGATGCGCGCTCGGGGTTTCAGGCCCAGCCGCTCGCCAATTTCCTTGTTGCCGACCAGCACCGCGGCGGCACCATCGACAATGCCAGACGAGTTGCCGGCGTGGTGTACGTGCTCGATGCGTTCCAGTTCCGGGTAGCGCTGTAGCGCGACCGAGTCGAAACCGTAATCGGCGCCCAGTTTCTCGAACGAGGCTGGCAGCTTGGCGAGGCTTTGCACGCTGGTGCCGGGTCGACGGTGTTCGTCGTGGTCCAGAAGCGCTGCGCCATCCACTGCATAGACCGGCGTCACCGAGCGGGCGAAGCGTTTTTCTTCCCAGGCCTGGGCGGCGCGCGTCTGCGATTGCACGGCGAAGCCGTCGACATCGTCCCGCGAGTAGCCATACAGGCTGGCGATCAGGTCGGCCGATATGCCCTGCGGCACATAATGGCTGTGGAAGGCCACCTGCGGATCGGCGTACCAGGCGCCGCCAGCTGACGACATCGGGATGCGTGACATGGACTCGACACCGCCCCCGATCACCAGGTCCGACTGGCCAGACATGACCTGCCCGGCGGCTATGTTCACCGCCTCCAGTCCCGAGGCGCAAAACCGGTTGACCTGCACGCCGGCCACGGTTTGCGCATAGCCGGCGTCAATGGCCGCCACGCGCGCAATGTTGGAACCCTGCTCGCCGACCGGGCTGACCACGCCCATAACCACATCGTCCACATGCGCTGTGTCCAAATGCAAACGGTCGCGCAGCGCATTGAGCACCGTCGTGGCGAGGCGGATCGGGGGCACTTGATGCAGCGATCCGTCGGGCTTGCCGCGCCCGCGCGGCGTGCGCACAGCGTCGTAGATATAGGCTTCCGGCATGGCGGGTCTCCTTGGCGAGGGGGAGGGCAGGACTGGCGTCGAATGGTCTCACGAACCGCCCCCCTGCCGGTCAGTCGTTTAGGTTCGGGCGTCGTCGTCGCTGTTTGGCTATGCCCTGCTGCTGTTTGGACTCCAGGCGCCGCTCGCGTTGAGCGCGGGACGGTCGTGTCGGTCGGCGCGTCTTGGGTGCCTGTGTGGCGGCATCGAGTAAGGCCGCAAGCCGCTCCAGCGCATCGGCGCGGTTGCGCTCCTGGGTGCGAAAACGCTGCGCTTCGAGAATGAGCACCCCGTCCGCGGTGAGTCTGCGGCCGGCCAGGCGCGTGAGCCGCTCGCGTACGGCGTCGGACAGCTCGGTGAAGCCGCGTGTGTTGAAGCGCAGCTGCAGCGCGCTCGACACCTTGTTGACGTTCTGTCCGCCGGGGCCGCTGGCGCGGATGAACTGGAATTCGAGGTCGCGCGGGTCGGGCGTCAGTGGCATGCGGTGATTTTGGCCGTCAGGGTGGTCGCCGCTCGGAGTCCAACAGGCAGGTTCTGGCATAGGTCCGAGCTCGTTCTGCAGGGTAGCCACCATTTTGCCTTTTGAAGCCAGCGTGTGCCGGCACGGACGATTCGGTTTAGCATCCCTGGACTGCCGCTTTTCCAGGTTCCCCCAAATGAATCAGCCTGATTCTCCCGCGACTGGCCGGATTGCCGACTCCCCACCGACACCGCCAGTATCCGCCCGTATCCGTCAGCGCCTGGAGTTGGCACGGGTGCGTTTTCACGCCAACGACAACATCGCCGCCTTCATCGAGGAAGACGAGCTGCCGCTGCTGCAAGCAGAGGTCGAAGAAAAGCTGGTGGAGGTACTGCGCAGCCTGGTGATCGATACCGAAAGCGACCACAACACCCGCGAAACGGCGCGGCGAGTGGCCAAGATGTATCTGACCGAGGTATTTAGCGGTCGCTACCGCGCAGCGCCGGACGTGACCGAGTTTCCCAACGTGGAGCGCTTGAACGAGCTGATGATCGTCGGGCCGATCACCATTCGCAGCGCCTGCTCACATCACCTGTGTCCGATCATCGGCAAGGTGTGGATCGGCGTCATGCCCAATGAGCACTCGAATCTGATCGGGCTGTCGAAATACGTGCGCCTGGCCGACTGGGTGATGAGTCGGCCACAGATCCAGGAAGAGGCCGTCACGCGCCTGGCTGACCTGTTGCAGGAACGCATGCAGCCGGATGGCTTGGCTATCGTCATGGAGGCGGACCATTTCTGCATGCAGTGGCGCGGGGTCAAGGACACGGACTCGCAGATGATTAACAGCGTGATGCGCGGGGTGTTCCTGACTGACGCCATCCTGCGTCGCGAGTTCCTGGCCCTGCTGCGCCGCAATGGGTCTTGATTGAGCGCTGACTGAACCGAATCGTGATCGATCGTGCATTTCCCGGCGCACGCCACGCCAGGGCCCGCGTATAACGCTGAACGGTGTCGGCGTTTGCGCAGGCGCCAAGCGAGGTGCGCTGGCGGCGACCGCGCACATCGTCGGCCGTTCGGGAGGATTGGCCCAGCCTAAGCGGCCTGGCCGGGCTAATCGTCACACCTGGGTTGCGACAAAACTGCCGGTTGGCGCGTTCAAAGCCAGGGTGAGAAATTCGAGCCGCATATGCCAGGCATGGACCTCGCCCGGCGCCCCTTCCTCGCAGCTGACAACCCTGACCACGGCATCAAACAGCGGTGATTTGACCGCCAGAACGCTCCCGCTGGGTAGCTGCTCAGGAGTCGTCACCAGCACCCCGCCTGGCGAGAAATCGCGCAGCGCCGCCGGCCGTGGGCCATGGGCGCTGCCCCGCACGAAGTATTCCATGCTGCCTGCCAGTGGCTGCCGATCGAATGCCCGACGTGCCGCCAGGTGACTGTCGCGCGGCGGTGGCGCCAGCGGGCTACGGCAGCTCGCGCAGCGAGCGCTCGCAGTATCTTGCGTGGGTAGTAAAGCCGTGGCGCCGCAAAACGCGC
This genomic interval from Immundisolibacter sp. contains the following:
- a CDS encoding alpha/beta fold hydrolase; translation: MTVPAPDWFTEAVATAGNPHRVSVTGCDIHYQTWGEAGPPLLLVHGGGAHSHWWDFIAPWLAVDHRVAAMDLSGMGESGRREQYQMDDFAGEALAVCDDAGFGPEVTLIGHSLGGAVCLRAAASRPERVGGLVMVDSPIRPPGYKFPGTARNPLSQPRRSYPDFEAALARFRLIPEQPCHNTFILDYIGRHSIMQTPSGDWTWKFDDRGMAHITVGQQAQELREVTCRVGILYGDKSKLFPPEVREYVHELVDRRGPVAAIPESYHHLFLDQPLAFVAALRTLLADWHAL
- a CDS encoding enoyl-CoA hydratase-related protein → MDYQDLLYVEQDGVATITINRPEVYNAFRAQTVEELIHAFQRAGWNTEIGVIVLTGTGDKAFCTGGDQKSHAGSYGGRGTVGMPVEELHTVIRDVPKPVIARVQGFAIGGGNVLALLCDLTIASDKAQFGQVGPKMGSVDPGYGTAYLARAVGEKKAREIWYLCRRYTADEAERMGLVNKVVPHEELDAEVAAWCAEIMAKSPTALAIAKRSFNADSEQIRGQAAMGLQALALYYDTDESKEGVRAFNEKRPAEFRKFQKK
- a CDS encoding 3-hydroxyacyl-CoA dehydrogenase NAD-binding domain-containing protein, whose translation is MIDYRVDGDGIAIVTWNNQKSSVNTLTDASMAAYTEAMDRAINDPAVKGIVVTSAKNDFIAGADVQDFLADRTVAGLEAGSRKASGLFRRLETAGKPMVAAINGTALGGGLELALACHYRIAADNPKTRLGLPEATLGVLPGAGGTQRLSRLIGVRAAVPLLVEGKRLPVAEALKLGVIHAVVQAGELLDKAKAWIVADGKAEQPWDSKGFRVPGGNLGDSSVQEFMSVAVAKVHERTAGNYPAPINILSCIYEGVSSPIDVGLDIESRYFGVTAATVQAENLIRSGFLALNDARKLKRRPADIARAEYRKVGVLGAGLMGSGIAYACAKAGLETVLLDRELALAERGKAHSDKLLTREVERGRLDATGRETTLSRITPTADYAALAGCDIVVEAVFEQREVKAEATRRTAEAAGPDILFGSNTSTLPITGLAEHWPQPENFIGLHFFSPVHRMALVEVIRGQKTSEDCLAHALDFVARIGKTPVVVNDSRGFFTSRVFTTYFEEGMALLAEGVNPALIENAGRQTGMPLGPLAVADEVALDLIHKVIVQTRADLGEAYVPPVSAPVIELFVDKLGRVGKKVGKGFYDYTDGQRRLWPGLAEQFPRATQQPDVESIKQRLLHIQAVEAARCLAEGVVDNATDANVASLLGWGFPAWAGGVLAYVDTVGVDRFVAECEALAASAGPRFSPPDILKRLVGTGTQLRAADR
- a CDS encoding acetyl-CoA C-acetyltransferase, with the protein product MPEAYIYDAVRTPRGRGKPDGSLHQVPPIRLATTVLNALRDRLHLDTAHVDDVVMGVVSPVGEQGSNIARVAAIDAGYAQTVAGVQVNRFCASGLEAVNIAAGQVMSGQSDLVIGGGVESMSRIPMSSAGGAWYADPQVAFHSHYVPQGISADLIASLYGYSRDDVDGFAVQSQTRAAQAWEEKRFARSVTPVYAVDGAALLDHDEHRRPGTSVQSLAKLPASFEKLGADYGFDSVALQRYPELERIEHVHHAGNSSGIVDGAAAVLVGNKEIGERLGLKPRARIRGFASIGSEPTIMLTGPAPATLKALKRAGMSPADIDLYEVNEAFAAVVLRFADVVGVPMDKINVNGGAIALGHPLGATGAILIATVLDELERRNLGTGLVTLCIGAGMGTATIIERL
- the arfB gene encoding alternative ribosome rescue aminoacyl-tRNA hydrolase ArfB, producing the protein MPLTPDPRDLEFQFIRASGPGGQNVNKVSSALQLRFNTRGFTELSDAVRERLTRLAGRRLTADGVLILEAQRFRTQERNRADALERLAALLDAATQAPKTRRPTRPSRAQRERRLESKQQQGIAKQRRRRPNLND
- the folE gene encoding GTP cyclohydrolase I — encoded protein: MNQPDSPATGRIADSPPTPPVSARIRQRLELARVRFHANDNIAAFIEEDELPLLQAEVEEKLVEVLRSLVIDTESDHNTRETARRVAKMYLTEVFSGRYRAAPDVTEFPNVERLNELMIVGPITIRSACSHHLCPIIGKVWIGVMPNEHSNLIGLSKYVRLADWVMSRPQIQEEAVTRLADLLQERMQPDGLAIVMEADHFCMQWRGVKDTDSQMINSVMRGVFLTDAILRREFLALLRRNGS
- a CDS encoding DnaJ domain-containing protein; translated protein: MARVNRRNYYRILHVQPDAPAAVIRMAYRTLMQKLRLHPDLGGDGATASLINEAYAVLSDSQRRADYDAQNTARPARDVPQSAEESTVMSQTSANAALAPRGDPMHCAFCGATALLPTQDTASARCASCRSPLAPPPRDSHLAARRAFDRQPLAGSMEYFVRGSAHGPRPAALRDFSPGGVLVTTPEQLPSGSVLAVKSPLFDAVVRVVSCEEGAPGEVHAWHMRLEFLTLALNAPTGSFVATQV